A region from the Thermococcus sp. genome encodes:
- a CDS encoding uracil-DNA glycosylase family protein: YCSLLTDPGYFCGEENLMYQLKVGEFEGLPFANGFAGSKVALVGEAPGRRGCGKTGICFYRDASGMLLRKTLFSLGINPDFLYITNVVKCNPPENRLRGIPPGAYELLARELEILKPKAIFAVGRTAEKVLMELGFEAEYLRHPAWYVRRGVREPSGEIMGEYSKIREALGEWTL, translated from the coding sequence ATACTGCTCCCTCTTAACTGACCCGGGGTACTTCTGCGGGGAAGAGAACCTGATGTACCAGCTTAAGGTCGGCGAGTTTGAGGGACTGCCCTTCGCGAACGGTTTTGCAGGTTCGAAGGTAGCCCTCGTCGGCGAAGCACCGGGAAGGCGTGGATGTGGAAAAACGGGAATATGCTTCTACCGCGATGCCTCTGGAATGCTACTCCGCAAAACTCTATTCTCCCTCGGGATAAACCCGGACTTCCTGTACATTACCAACGTCGTCAAGTGTAATCCGCCGGAGAACAGGCTGAGGGGGATTCCTCCTGGAGCCTACGAGCTTTTGGCGAGAGAGCTGGAGATTTTAAAGCCGAAGGCTATCTTCGCGGTCGGGAGAACCGCAGAGAAGGTCCTCATGGAGCTTGGGTTCGAGGCTGAGTACCTGAGACATCCCGCATGGTACGTCAGGAGAGGCGTTAGGGAACCGAGTGGTGAAATCATGGGGGAATATTCCAAAATCAGGGAGGCTCTGGGTGAATGGACGCTTTAG